The following are encoded in a window of Pristis pectinata isolate sPriPec2 chromosome 1, sPriPec2.1.pri, whole genome shotgun sequence genomic DNA:
- the LOC127569602 gene encoding tubulin alpha chain-like isoform X1 has product MRIAEADSRQLVADAGRRRTRMRECISIHVGQAGVQMGNACWELYCLEHGIQPDGQMPSDKTIGGGDDSFNTFFSETGAGKHVPRAVFVDLEPTVIDEVRGGTYRQLFHPEQLITGKEDAANNYARGHYTIGKELIDLVLDKLRKLADQCTGLQGFLIFHSFGGGTGSGFTSLLMERLSVDYGKKSKLEFAIYPAPQISTAVVEPYNSILTTHTTLEHSDCAFMVDNEAIYDICRRNLDIERPTYTNLNRLIGQIVSSITVSLRFDGALNVDLTEFQTNLVPYPRIHFPLATYAPVTSSEKAYHEQLSVSEITNSCFEPANQMVKCDPRHGKYMACCLLYRGDVVPKDVNAAIATIKTKRSIQFVDWCPTGFKVGINYQPPTVVPGGDLAKVQRAVCMLSNTTAIAEAWARLDHKFDLMYAKRAFVHWYVGEGMEEGEFSEAREDMAALEKDYEEVGADSVEDQGEEEEY; this is encoded by the exons ATGCGCATTGCGGAAGCGGACTCCCGACAACTCGTGGCTGACGCAGGCAGGCGGAGGACGAGAATG CGTGAGTGTATCTCCATCCATGTTGGCCAGGCTGGTGTCCAGATGGGCAATGCCTGCTGGGAGCTGTACTGTCTGGAACATGGTATCCAGCCTGATGGACAGATGCCCAGTGACAAGACCATTGGAGGTGGAGATGACTCCTTCAACACCTTCTTCAGTGAGACTGGAGCGGGGAAGCATGTCCCACGAGCTGTCTTTGTTGACCTAGAACCAACAGTGATTG ATGAAGTACGTGGTGGTACCTACCGGCAGTTATTCCACCCTGAGCAGCTCATCACCGGGAAGGAGGATGCTGCCAACAATTATGCCCGTGGCCATTACACCATTGGCAAGGAGCTGATTGACTTGGTCCTTGACAAACTGCGAAAGCTG GCTGACCAGTGCACAGGACTCCAGGGTTTCCTCATCTTCCACAGCTTTGGCGGTGGCACTGGGTCTGGTTTCACTTCCCTTCTGATGGAACGTCTCTCTGTGGATTATGGCAAAAAATCCAAGTTAGAGTTTGCCATCTACCCAGCTCCTCAGATCTCGACTGCAGTGGTCGAACCCTACAACTCCATCCTGACCACCCACACAACCCTTGAGCATTCAGACTGCGCCTTCATGGTAGACAATGAAGCCATCTATGATATCTGTCGCAGAAACCTGGACATTGAGCGCCCAACGTACACCAATTTGAATCGACTAATAGGTCAGATTGTGTCCTCTATTACAGTGTCCTTGCGCTTTGATGGTGCCTTGAATGTTGATCTGACAGAGTTCCAGACCAATTTGGTACCATACCCACGTATCCACTTCCCCCTGGCTACCTATGCTCCTGTAACCTCATCTGAGAAGGCTTACCATGAGCAACTATCTGTGTCTGAAATTACAAATTCCTGCTTTGAGCCAGCAAATCAGATGGTGAAGTGTGACCCTCGCCATGGCAAGTACATGGCTTGCTGCCTGCTTTACCGGGGTGATGTGGTACCAAAAGATGTCAATGCTGCCATCGCCACCATTAAGACCAAACGCAGCATCCAGTTTGTCGACTGGTGCCCGACTGGCTTCAAGGTTGGCATCAACTACCAGCCTCCCACTGTGGTGCCTGGTGGGGACCTGGCCAAGGTGCAGCGTGCGGTGTGTATGCTGAGCAACACCACTGCCATCGCTGAAGCTTGGGCACGTCTTGACCACAAATTTGACCTGATGTACGCCAAGCGCGCCTTTGTGCATTGGTAtgttggggaggggatggaggagggggagttcTCCGAGGCCCGGGAAGACATGGCAGCCTTGGAGAAGGATTATGAGGAAGTTGGTGCAGATAGTGTTGAGGATCAAGGTGAAGAAGAAGAATATTAG
- the LOC127569602 gene encoding tubulin alpha-1D chain-like isoform X2 has translation MRECISIHVGQAGVQMGNACWELYCLEHGIQPDGQMPSDKTIGGGDDSFNTFFSETGAGKHVPRAVFVDLEPTVIDEVRGGTYRQLFHPEQLITGKEDAANNYARGHYTIGKELIDLVLDKLRKLADQCTGLQGFLIFHSFGGGTGSGFTSLLMERLSVDYGKKSKLEFAIYPAPQISTAVVEPYNSILTTHTTLEHSDCAFMVDNEAIYDICRRNLDIERPTYTNLNRLIGQIVSSITVSLRFDGALNVDLTEFQTNLVPYPRIHFPLATYAPVTSSEKAYHEQLSVSEITNSCFEPANQMVKCDPRHGKYMACCLLYRGDVVPKDVNAAIATIKTKRSIQFVDWCPTGFKVGINYQPPTVVPGGDLAKVQRAVCMLSNTTAIAEAWARLDHKFDLMYAKRAFVHWYVGEGMEEGEFSEAREDMAALEKDYEEVGADSVEDQGEEEEY, from the exons ATG CGTGAGTGTATCTCCATCCATGTTGGCCAGGCTGGTGTCCAGATGGGCAATGCCTGCTGGGAGCTGTACTGTCTGGAACATGGTATCCAGCCTGATGGACAGATGCCCAGTGACAAGACCATTGGAGGTGGAGATGACTCCTTCAACACCTTCTTCAGTGAGACTGGAGCGGGGAAGCATGTCCCACGAGCTGTCTTTGTTGACCTAGAACCAACAGTGATTG ATGAAGTACGTGGTGGTACCTACCGGCAGTTATTCCACCCTGAGCAGCTCATCACCGGGAAGGAGGATGCTGCCAACAATTATGCCCGTGGCCATTACACCATTGGCAAGGAGCTGATTGACTTGGTCCTTGACAAACTGCGAAAGCTG GCTGACCAGTGCACAGGACTCCAGGGTTTCCTCATCTTCCACAGCTTTGGCGGTGGCACTGGGTCTGGTTTCACTTCCCTTCTGATGGAACGTCTCTCTGTGGATTATGGCAAAAAATCCAAGTTAGAGTTTGCCATCTACCCAGCTCCTCAGATCTCGACTGCAGTGGTCGAACCCTACAACTCCATCCTGACCACCCACACAACCCTTGAGCATTCAGACTGCGCCTTCATGGTAGACAATGAAGCCATCTATGATATCTGTCGCAGAAACCTGGACATTGAGCGCCCAACGTACACCAATTTGAATCGACTAATAGGTCAGATTGTGTCCTCTATTACAGTGTCCTTGCGCTTTGATGGTGCCTTGAATGTTGATCTGACAGAGTTCCAGACCAATTTGGTACCATACCCACGTATCCACTTCCCCCTGGCTACCTATGCTCCTGTAACCTCATCTGAGAAGGCTTACCATGAGCAACTATCTGTGTCTGAAATTACAAATTCCTGCTTTGAGCCAGCAAATCAGATGGTGAAGTGTGACCCTCGCCATGGCAAGTACATGGCTTGCTGCCTGCTTTACCGGGGTGATGTGGTACCAAAAGATGTCAATGCTGCCATCGCCACCATTAAGACCAAACGCAGCATCCAGTTTGTCGACTGGTGCCCGACTGGCTTCAAGGTTGGCATCAACTACCAGCCTCCCACTGTGGTGCCTGGTGGGGACCTGGCCAAGGTGCAGCGTGCGGTGTGTATGCTGAGCAACACCACTGCCATCGCTGAAGCTTGGGCACGTCTTGACCACAAATTTGACCTGATGTACGCCAAGCGCGCCTTTGTGCATTGGTAtgttggggaggggatggaggagggggagttcTCCGAGGCCCGGGAAGACATGGCAGCCTTGGAGAAGGATTATGAGGAAGTTGGTGCAGATAGTGTTGAGGATCAAGGTGAAGAAGAAGAATATTAG
- the LOC127569623 gene encoding tubulin alpha-1D chain-like has translation MRECISIHVGQAGVQMGNACWELYCLEHGIQPDGQMPSDKTIGGGDDSFNTFFSETGAGKHVPRAVFVDLEPTVIDEVRTGTYRQLFHPEQLITGKEDAANNYARGHYTIGKELIDLVLDRLRKLADQCTGLQGFLIFHSFGGGTGSGFTSLLMERLSVDYGKKSKLEFSIYPAPQISTAVVEPYNSILTTHTTLEHSDCAFMVDNEAIYDICRRNLDIERPTYTNLNRLIGQIVSSITASLRFDGALNVDLTEFQTNLVPYPRIHFPLATYAPVISAEKAYHEQLSVAEITNACFEPANQMVKCDPRHGKYMACCLLYRGDVVPKDVNAAIATIKTKRTIQFVDWCPTGFKVGINYQPPTVVPGGDLAKVQRAVCMLSNTTAIAEAWARLDHKFDLMYAKRAFVHWYVGEGMEEGEFSEAREDMAALEKDYEEVGTETMEGEGEAEEGEEY, from the exons ATG CGTGAGTGTATCTCCATCCATGTTGGCCAGGCTGGTGTCCAGATGGGCAATGCCTGCTGGGAGCTGTACTGCTTGGAACATGGTATCCAGCCTGATGGACAGATGCCCAGTGACAAGACCATTGGAGGTGGAGATGACTCCTTCAACACCTTCTTCAGTGAGACTGGAGCAGGGAAGCATGTCCCACGAGCTGTCTTTGTTGATCTAGAACCAACTGTAATCG ATGAGGTTCGCACTGGCACCTATCGCCAGCTGTTTCATCCTGAGCAGCTAATCACTGGCAAGGAAGATGCTGCCAACAATTATGCTCGTGGGCACTACACCATTGGCAAGGAACTGATTGATCTGGTTCTGGACAGACTTCGTAAACTG GCTGATCAGTGCACAGGGCTCCAGGGCTTCCTCATCTTCCACAGCTTTGGTGGAGGCACCGGCTCAGGTTTCACCTCTCTGCTGATGGAACGTCTCTCTGTGGATTATGGCAAAAAATCCAAGCTGGAATTCTCCATCTACCCAGCTCCTCAGATCTCCACTGCAGTGGTCGAACCCTACAACTCCATCCTGACCACCCACACAACCCTTGAGCATTCAGACTGCGCCTTCATGGTAGACAATGAAGCCATCTATGATATCTGTCGCAGAAACCTGGACATTGAGCGTCCAACATACACCAATTTGAATCGACTAATTGGTCAGATTGTGTCCTCCATCACAGCCTCCCTTCGCTTTGATGGTGCCTTGAATGTTGATCTGACGGAGTTCCAGACCAATTTAGTCCCGTACCCACGTATCCACTTCCCTCTGGCTACCTATGCCCCTGTGATCTCAGCTGAGAAGGCTTACCATGAACAACTCTCTGTGGCTGAGATCACCAATGCCTGCTTTGAGCCAGCGAACCAGATGGTGAAGTGTGACCCTCGCCATGGCAAATACATGGCTTGCTGCCTGCTTTACCGGGGCGATGTGGTGCCAAAAGATGTCAATGCTGCCATCGCCACCATCAAGACCAAACGCACCATCCAGTTTGTTGACTGGTGTCCAACTGGCTTCAAGGTTGGCATCAACTACCAGCCTCCCACTGTGGTGCCTGGTGGGGACCTGGCCAAAGTGCAGCGTGCGGTGTGTATGCTGAGCAACACCACTGCCATTGCTGAAGCTTGGGCACGTCTTGACCACAAGTTTGACCTGATGTACGCCAAGCGCGCCTTTGTGCATTGGTAtgttggggaggggatggaggagggggagttcTCTGAGGCCCGGGAAGACATGGCAGCCTTGGAGAAAGACTACGAAGAGGTTGGCACTGAGACtatggaaggggaaggggaggcagAAGAAGGAGAGGAATATTAG